The nucleotide window CCGCCCCTCCAAGTGTTAATAATCTGCCGAATAAATCCTTTGTTTTAAAAGCGTTTAGTGAAATCCGCAATATAAATACAAGTAGTATTAAGCAAAGGGAAATTCCGAATACCCAGCCTAGAGAATAGACGAGAAATGGGAAGACAAAATCTGTATGTGCTTCAGGGAGTGCTAGATTGTTGTGAAGTCCTTTGCCGAACCAACCAGCTTTTGAAAGAATATCTTTCAAGGGTATGGTTGTATCAGGGAGATAGCTACTAGGGTATTTAAGAATCATCATACTAATGAAAATGATACCTACAAGCAAATTGCCCAGTGCTACTTTAATGGCAAATCGGTTATGACGATAATAAAAAATATACATCACTAATACACACAAAAAATATATAATACTAAATACAAATTGGCTGAGCATAATGTAGAAAATAACTGGGAGCCAAAATAGGATTAGTAGACCTACTAGTTTTTTCCAACCTTTAAAGTCAGTAATTTTGGTGAAAATACCAGCCCACGCTATCAAGAATAAATATAAGGATATAGCTGGACCGTTAATCATAATACCTCCGAAAGAAAGCCATATTCCTCCTCCAATAAGCCTAGTACCAACAAAAAAAGATATGAAAAATAGGATTAAGGCAGCGCCATAAAAATACATCCATAAATTTTTTAGTTTTCTATAATCAAAGAAAAGAAATCCAATCAGAGCAAGAATCGCAAGGGCGAGCCAGACGATTTGTTTTTTTATAAAGAAAGAATTAGGTGACACTACATCACTCATCAGTGGAAGAAAACCAATACCGGCAAGTAGGATAAATAACGCAATAAGGAGCCAATCCATTCTTGGTTTATGAAGCTGATTCATGTTATTGCCAACAGTAGAGGGATCTCCCATTTCTTGCATCGCCTTTTTATCCGCATCCTTTATAGCTAATCCTCTTTTTTGGAAGGCTTGGCTTAGCTCTTCCAGATGATTACTAAGCTCTTTTTTTATCATACTGTGAGCTTGTTTGGATTTTACTTTAGCTATTACTTTACCTAAATATTCCTCAAATATAGCAGAACTCATAAAGAAGCCTCCTCCATTAAATTTTTCAGTGATCCGTGTTGCTTAGAGCCTCTTCGTTCAAAAGTTGCTACAAATTTTTTCCCTTTCGCAGTTAGGGAATAATATTTCTTATCTTCTATCCATTTTGATGAGAGGATTTTCTTGTTTTCAAGTAGATGTAAAAGGGTATACAGCTGACCTTCATTGTTTTTGAAGCTAAGTTCATTTTTTTGAAATAGTTGCGTGGAAATTTCGTATCCATGCTTTGCTTCATCGTGCAGTGAATCTAAAATGTTTCTAAGCGTTTCTTCTTTCCAGTAGTGAAGCTCTAAGTGAGATTGCTTCTTCCGGATTGTTTCTTTTACTGCATTTTTTCGCTCTTCGGAAAAAGAAAAACCCTCAAAATCTTTTTTTATAGAATCCTTTAAATTATAGAATGGATCGTTCATGATTAAACCTCCTTTTTCATCTTGCTCTTTAATAATTCTCTGGCGTGTTTTAATCTAGTTTTTAATGTATTGCTATTTACACCAGTAATTTTGCTGATATTCGCTAAAGAGAGCTCTTCGTAGTAATGTAAAAAAACAACTTCTCTGTACTTTACTGGTAAATCCATAACAGCGCTCATTAAGCTATTTGCTACATCTTTTGAAATGATTTCTTCTTCAACGCGTTTTGACTTGGACGGGAGATAATCCCAAATTTTATCGCTGAAATTTAGTTTGCGATAATGCCAACTACCCAAGTAATCTTTGCAATGATTAATGGCAATTCGATATAGCCACGTTTTTATTGATGACTTGTTATTAAATTGATTTAATTTTTCGTAGCATTTAATAAATATCTCTTGCGTTAAATCCTCCGCTGTTGTTCGGTTCTTTACATAGGAAAAAACTAGATGCAGTATATCATCGCTGTAGTTATCCATTAACTGGCTGATAATTTGTTCTGTATTTTCTATGCTATTAATATTAATTCCTATTTCTTCAAGTTCAGTCATTTAAGTTTCACCCTCTTCTGCAATATTAGACGAAGCAAGTATCATTTGGGTTTGGAAAAGTTTTATTTATATCATATTATCTATCTCAAAATAGAGATAGTCATCTTATAAAGTATTAACTATCTGTTAAAAATACGCAATAAAAAAAAGACTGTAGCCAAAATGATTTCTCACTTTGTTTACAGTCTTTTTCTATTTCAATAAACTAAGGAATACGACACCCACCATAATTAACAGTATGCCAGAAAGGATGAAAGTCCATTCAAGCGGGCTTTTTTTCTGTTTGAAAATGAGGATTCCGCCGATTGTTGCGACGATAACGCAGGCTTGCGAAATCGAGAAGCTCGTTGCGACACCAAGAACGGCGGTAGCTAAGAACATGCCTAGATTCGCAATCGACCACGACAACCCGGTCATTAAGTTAAACGTGACATTTTTTCGGGAAATTGCTTGTTTTTTCGCTAAGTTAATACCAATGGCGCATGTTAGCATCCCGATTGCTTGTGGTAAAATGATAGAAAAGCCAGTAACATCAAAAAGCTGGTTTGTTACTACGTAAAGCGTTAAAAAGAAGGAAGATAGAATAACGATACCGTAGACATGAAATGA belongs to Listeria swaminathanii and includes:
- a CDS encoding FtsW/RodA/SpoVE family cell cycle protein, translating into MSSAIFEEYLGKVIAKVKSKQAHSMIKKELSNHLEELSQAFQKRGLAIKDADKKAMQEMGDPSTVGNNMNQLHKPRMDWLLIALFILLAGIGFLPLMSDVVSPNSFFIKKQIVWLALAILALIGFLFFDYRKLKNLWMYFYGAALILFFISFFVGTRLIGGGIWLSFGGIMINGPAISLYLFLIAWAGIFTKITDFKGWKKLVGLLILFWLPVIFYIMLSQFVFSIIYFLCVLVMYIFYYRHNRFAIKVALGNLLVGIIFISMMILKYPSSYLPDTTIPLKDILSKAGWFGKGLHNNLALPEAHTDFVFPFLVYSLGWVFGISLCLILLVFILRISLNAFKTKDLFGRLLTLGGAVLFTVPACWNILMGLGIVPMMLVPLPFISYGGSMLLVYAALLGLILNVYRRKDIVESTLVN
- a CDS encoding sigma-70 family RNA polymerase sigma factor, with product MTELEEIGININSIENTEQIISQLMDNYSDDILHLVFSYVKNRTTAEDLTQEIFIKCYEKLNQFNNKSSIKTWLYRIAINHCKDYLGSWHYRKLNFSDKIWDYLPSKSKRVEEEIISKDVANSLMSAVMDLPVKYREVVFLHYYEELSLANISKITGVNSNTLKTRLKHARELLKSKMKKEV
- a CDS encoding PadR family transcriptional regulator, whose protein sequence is MNDPFYNLKDSIKKDFEGFSFSEERKNAVKETIRKKQSHLELHYWKEETLRNILDSLHDEAKHGYEISTQLFQKNELSFKNNEGQLYTLLHLLENKKILSSKWIEDKKYYSLTAKGKKFVATFERRGSKQHGSLKNLMEEASL